From a region of the Deltaproteobacteria bacterium genome:
- the tatA gene encoding twin-arginine translocase TatA/TatE family subunit: MGIGTTELIVILVIILIIFGVGKLPEVGAGLGKGLREFKKATKDDKEIPAPAVPESKDETKNPSA; encoded by the coding sequence ATGGGCATCGGAACCACCGAGCTGATCGTCATCCTCGTGATCATCCTGATCATCTTCGGGGTCGGCAAATTGCCCGAGGTCGGCGCGGGGCTCGGCAAGGGGCTGCGCGAGTTCAAAAAAGCGACCAAGGACGACAAGGAGATCCCCGCCCCGGCGGTTCCGGAGTCCAAGGACGAGACGAAGAACCCCTCGGCGTGA